Proteins from a single region of Hordeum vulgare subsp. vulgare chromosome 6H, MorexV3_pseudomolecules_assembly, whole genome shotgun sequence:
- the LOC123401749 gene encoding casein kinase I-like: MDHIVGGKFKLGKKIGSGSFGELFLAVNVQTGEEVAVKLENVKTKHPQLHYESKLYMLLQGGTGIPHLKWFGVEGEYNVMVIDLLGPSLEDLFNYCSRKFSLKTVLMLADQMINRVEYMHQKGFLHRDIKPDNFLMGLGRKANQVYIIDYGLAKKFRDLQTHKHIPYRENKNLTGTARYASVNTHLGVEQSRRDDLESLGYVLMYFLRGSLPWQGLKAGTKKQKYDKISEKKMLTPVEVLCKSYPSEFISYFHYCRSLRFEDKPDYSYLKRLFRDLFIREGYQFDYVFDWTILKYPQIGSNPRMRPSERVSGAAGPSIDKIEKAPGEASARRNPSASLNQSDNHATRPRETVSMSLKEIMHSTDRSGERTVERTTERPRTSSRTGSASRRAVASSSRPGSSMEPSEQQYSRTSRLFSSSNNGGSRPSSTQRVNPGVGESRATSLSRAAVARGSRDEPLHRSLELLSLGTGKRK, encoded by the exons ATGGATCACATCGTCGGCGGCAAGTTCAAGCTCGGCAAGAAGATCGGGAGCGGATCCTTCGGGGAGCTCTTCCTCG CCGTGAATGTGCAGACCGGAGAGGAGGTCGCCGTCAAGCTG GAAAATGTCAAGACCAAGCACCCGCAGCTCCATTACGAGTCCAAGCTCTACATGCTTCTCCAAGGAGGAA CTGGCATTCCGCACCTCAAGTGGTTTGGCGTGGAGGGGGAGTATAATGTGATGGTGATTGATCTTCTTGGACCCAGCCTTGAGGACCTCTTCAACTACTGCAGTAGGAAGTTCTCGCTCAAGACCGTGCTCATGCTCGCCGATCAGATG ATTAACCGAGTTGAGTACATGCATCAAAAGGGATTTCTTCACCGTGACATAAAACCTGATAATTTCCTTATGGGGCTCGGAAGGAAAGCCAATCAG GTATATATAATCGATTATGGACTGGCAAAGAAATTCAGAGACCTTCAGACTCATAAGCACATCCCCTACAG GGAGAACAAGAATCTCACTGGAACTGCACGCTATGCTAGTGTCAATACCCACCTTGGAGTTG AGCAAAGCAGGAGAGATGATTTAGAATCACTTGGTTATGTACTTATGTACTTCCTCAGAGGCAG CCTGCCATGGCAGGGGCTGAAAGCGGGCACTAAGAAGCAGAAATATGACAAAATTAGTGAGAAGAAAATGCTTACTCCTGTGGAG GTACTCTGCAAGTCTTATCCTTCAGAATTCATTTCTTACTTTCACTACTGTCGATCATTGCGGTTTGAAGACAAGCCAGATTATTCGTACCTAAAGAGACTGTTCCGTGATCTCTTCATCAGGGAAG GATACCAATTTGATTATGTATTTGACTGGACCATTTTAAAATATCCCCAGATAGGCTCCAATCCACGAATGAGG CCAAGTGAAAGAGTCAGTGGAGCTGCTGGACCTTCTATCGACAAGATAGAGAAGGCCCCAG GCGAAGCATCTGCTCGAAGGAATCCTAGCGCTTCTCTGAATCAGAGCGACAACCATGCAACCAGACCACGGGAAACTGTATCGATGTCATTAAAGGAGATC ATGCACAGCACAGACCGGTCTGGCGAAAGGACCGTGGAGAGGACCACGGAGAGACCTCGTACATCCTCCCGTACAGGCAGTGCGTCGAGGAGAGCAGTTGCATCAAGCAGCAGGCCTGGGTCATCCATGGAACCAAGCGAGCAGCAGTACAGCCGGACGAGCAGGTTGTTCTCCAGCAGCAATAACGGCGGCAGCCGCCCGTCCAGCACCCAGAGAGTCAATCCTGGAGTGGGCGAGTCAAGGGCCACGTCCCTGTCGCGTGCGGCGGTCGCAAGAGGGTCGCGCGACGAGCCCCTCCACCGCAGCCTCGAGCTCCTGTCCCTCGGCACCGGTAAGAGGAAATAA
- the LOC123401748 gene encoding diphthine--ammonia ligase, which translates to MEVVALVSGGKDSCFSMMRCLDYGHKVVALANLVPLDDAVDELDSYMYQTVGHQIVVCYAKCMGLPLFRRRITGSTRDHALKYSVTAGDEVEDMFALLSEVKRRIPSIGAVSSGAIASDYQRLRVESVCSRLGLVSLAYMWRQDQTLLLEEMIRRGIVAITVKVAAMGLKPSVHLGKELSELKSHLLQMNESFGINVCGEGGEYETLTLDCPLFRNARIVLDDFEVILHSADSIASVGILHPLAFHVEPKPGSSSSIGDGAIAEENSSCLYEVNGAIAHTDAGNKQTLNPTPTSDAYPDTNVCISKTGKTLFSIGCWIEEPSSASQGMKADLVKVLSRIENQLKDGGLSWANVLYVHLYISSMKEFGLANEVYVSFITEKKCHLGVPSRSTIELPLVQAGLGHAYVEVLVANDLVKRVLHVQSISCWAPSCIGPYSQATLYGEILYMAGQLGLDPPTMKLCPGGATAQLELALRNSEAVANAFKSSIFSSAIHFLVYCSAHLTSTEKEAVEQKLQHSYIAHLDSTRTGSYPTILYVLAPDLPKGACVEIKPTLYVPADDYNDGDDDEDITRKPEAGGSKPSSSKVPSEWSPQYSGLHDSCCLVNTVAGKICSAVVSVTNDIASKICSSTGQSHLSKEHLKAMARFCAFQLARTLADNGFTWDDVTMLRFYYSVKHAVAADVMSRAFSKAFTELGGADGSLRTDGAPVFNLIPVSGSGRSASMDDVVTCELLASKA; encoded by the exons aTGGAGGTGGTGGCGCTGGTGAGCGGCGGCAAGGACAGCTGCTTCTCCATGATGCGCTGCCTCGACTACGGCCACAAG GTCGTCGCCCTGGCCAACCTCGTCCCCCTCGACGACGCCGTCGATGAGCTCGACAGCTACATGTACCAGACC GTCGGGCACCAGATCGTCGTCTGCTACGCCAAATGCATGGGGCTGCCCCTGTTCCGCCGACGCATCACCGGATCCACGAG GGACCACGCTCTTAAGTACAGTGTTACTGCGGGCGATGAGGTGGAGGACATGTTCGCCCTGTTGAGCGAGGTGAAGCGGCGAATCCCGTCCATTGGCGCCGTGTCTTCGGGCGCCATCGCCTCCGATTACCAGAGGCTCCGGGTCGAGAGCGTCTGCTCGAGGCTGGGCCTGGTCTCGCTGGCTTACATGTGGAGGCAGGATCAGACTCTGCTTCTTGAAGAAATG ATAAGAAGGGGCATCGTGGCTATAACAGTCAAG GTGGCTGCAATGGGGTTGAAACCTTCTGTCCACTTGGGGAAAGAACTGTCTGAACTGAAGAGCCATCTGCTTCAAATGAATGA GAGTTTTGGAATCAATGTCTGTGGTGAAGGTGGAGAGTACGAAACACTAACTCTTGACTGCCCTCTATTTCGT AATGCAAGGATTGTCCTTGATGATTTTGAAGTGATACTCCACTCTGCTGATTCCATTGCTTCAGTCGGAATTCTTCATCCGCTGGCATTTCATGTTGAGCCCAAGCCAGGTTCATCTAGCAGCATTGGGGATGGTGCCATTGCTGAAGAGAATTCTAGTTGCTTGTACGAAGTAAATGGAGCTATTGCACACACTGATGCGGGAAACAAACAGACCTTGAATCCAACACCAACCTCTGATGCTTACCCAGATACAAATGTATGCATTTCAAAGACAGGGAAGACTTTGTTTTCCATTGGTTGTTGGATAGAAGAACCCTCTAGTGCTTCGCAAG GCATGAAGGCAGATCTAGTCAAAGTTTTGAGCAGAATTGAGAATCAGCTCAAGGATGGAGGGTTAAGTTGGGCAAATGTTCTATATGTTCACCTCTACATTTCaagcatgaaggaatttggattagCCAATGAAGTTTAtgtcagcttcatcacagaaaagAAATGTCACCTTGGTGTTCCTTCGCGCAGTACAATTGAATTACCACTTGTTCAGGCTGGTTTAGGCCATGCATATGTGGAGGTTCTAGTTGCAAATGATCTGGTCAAAAGAGTTCTGCATGTACAAAGCATCTCATGCTGGGCCCCTAGTTGCATCGGACCTTATAGCCAG GCAACACTCTATGGAGAGATACTGTATATGGCTGGTCAGCTCGGGCTTGACCCCCCTACGATGAAGCTCTGTCCTGGAGGTGCAACAGCTCAACTGGAACTAGCACTGCGAAATAGTGAAGCTGTTGCTAATGCCTTCAAGAGCTCCATCTTCTCTTCAGCAATACACTTTTTGGTGTACTGCTCTGCCCACCTGACATCCACTGAGAAGGAAGCAGTTGAACAAAAACTGCAGCATTCGTATATTGCTCATTTGGATTCCACAAGAACTGGATCGTATCCTACTATTCTATATGTGCTAGCACCGGATCTTCCAAAAGG AGCATGTGTGGAGATAAAACCAACATTGTACGTCCCGGCTGATGACTACAACGAcggtgatgacgatgaagatattACCAGAAAGCCGGAGGCCGGAGGGTCAAAGCCATCATCAAGCAAAGTCCCGAGTGAGTGGAGCCCACAATACTCTGGCTTGCACGACTCATGCTGCCTGGTCAACACGGTTGCTGGGAAGATTTGCTCTGCTGTGGTTTCAGTCACGAATGACATCGCGTCAAAGATCTGTTCCAGCACCGGACAATCACACCTCTCAAAGGAGCATTTGAAAGCCATGGCCAGATTCTGCGCTTTCCAGCTCGCAAGGACCCTGGCAGACAACGGCTTCACCTGGGACGACGTAACG ATGCTGAGGTTCTACTATTCGGTGAAGCACGCGGTGGCAGCGGACGTGATGTCCCGTGCGTTCTCCAAGGCATTCACCGAGCTCGGAGGAGCCGACGGTTCCCTGAGAACCGACGGGGCGCCCGTCTTCAACCTCATCCCGGTCTCAGGGTCCGGTCGCTCCGCGTCGATGGATGACGTTGTCACGTGCGAGCTGCTAGCTTCCAAGGCTTAG
- the LOC123404178 gene encoding TBC1 domain family member 15-like: MMFLACCYNDPDMLIDPETIYPTRPDCTDAPKSRFKPKPRRTLSPRRWKLLFNEEGCLDAAGMIMRVQRGGVHPNIKGEVWEYLLGCYDPRSTTEQRNQLRQQRRLEYEKLKTKCREMDTTVGSGRVITMPVITEDGQPIEDPNSTGEKPTNNGPLTKEVIQWKLLLHQIGLDVNRTDRTLVYYESQENLARLWDILTVYAWVDTDIGYCQGMSDLCSPISIILEHEADAFWCFERLMRRVRENFKSTSTSIGVRSQLTTLSTIMKAVDPKLHEHLENLDGGEYLFAFRMLMVVFRREFSFIDTMYLWELMWSMEYNPGSFSMLESNTGPPNAKDENTLKQCGKFERKKLQAAKQEEQIPLSVFVVASVIEARNKRLLGEAKGLDDVVKILNEITGSLDAKKACRGALTIHEKYLATVKA, encoded by the exons ATGATGTTCTTGGCGTGCTGCTACAACGACCCGGACATGCTCATCGACCCGGAGACCATCTACCCCACCCGCCCCGACTGCACCGACGCCCCCAAGTCGCGATTCAAGCCCAAG CCTCGCCGCACGCTGAGTCCGAGGAGGTGGAAGCTGCTGTTCAACGAGGAGGGCTGCCTCGACGCCGCTGGAATGATCATGAGAGTACAGCGTGGG GGTGTCCACCCAAATATCAAAGGAGAAGTTTGGGAGTATTTGCTGGGGTGTTACGACCCTAGAAGCACCACTGAACAGAGGAACCAGTTGCGGCAACAGagaag GTTAGAATATGAGAAACTGAAAACAAAGTGCCGAGAGATGGACACAACAGTTGGTAGTGGAAGGGTAATTACTATGCCTGTCATAACAGAAGATGGCCAGCCTATTGAGGATCCTAACTCAACTGGAGAAAAACCAACCAATAATGGACCACTCACAAAAGAAGTTATTCAATGGAAACTTCTTTTGCACCAAATTG GTCTCGATGTTAATCGAACTGATCGTACACTAGTTTATTACGAGAGCCAGGAGAACTTGGCACGGCTGTGGGACATTCTTACAGTGTACGCATGGGTGGACACTGACATCGGTTACTGTCAGG GAATGAGTGATCTTTGTTCACCAATATCAATCATTTTGGAACATGAAGCGGATGCTTTTTGGTGCTTTGAACGGCTGATGCGCAGAGTG CGTGAAAATTTCAAGAGTACTTCTACCTCAATTGGAGTTCGATCTCAGCTGACCACCTTGTCAACCATAATGAAAGCTGTTGATCCAAAGCTACATGAGCATTTAG AAAACCTTGATGGAGGTGAATACTTATTTGCATTTCGGATGCTGATGGTTGTCTTTCGTAGAGAGTTCTCTTTTATAGACACAATGTACCTTTGGGAG CTCATGTGGTCTATGGAGTACAATCCAGGTTCTTTTTCAATGTTGGAGAGTAACACTGGCCCACCAAATGCAAAAGATGAAAATACCCTAAAACAGTGTGGAAAGTTTGAAAGGAAAAAATTGCAGGCAGCCAAGCAAGAGGAGCAGATCCCTTTATCGGTCTTTGTTGTAGCTAGTGTGATAGAGGCTAGAAACAAGCGGTTACTGGGGGAGGCAAAAGGTCTCGACGATGTCGTCAAg ATATTGAATGAAATCACTGGAAGTCTGGATGCAAAAAAGGCATGTAGAGGAGCATTGACGATTCATGAGAAGTACCTAGCCACA GTAAAAGCATGA
- the LOC123405840 gene encoding CRIB domain-containing protein RIC5-like — translation MKGLLKGLRYISQIFDPKEPEIQIGAPTDVKHVAHIGWDNNSVANPAWMSEFKAQPGASGSGGPEGAEQPGGGGGGGAGKAEQSEAKPRRTRGKGSGGAEGKRDVSRRPAKTEGSAEAGEGDAAAPKQRRRKSKTAGGASGGRSKSGSGGAASDPEAAKSASAEADDDGR, via the exons ATGAAGGGCCTCCTCAAGGGCCTCCGATACATCTCGCAAATATTCG ATCCCAAGGAGCCGGAGATCCAGATCGGGGCCCCGACGGACGTGAAGCACGTCGCGCACATCGGCTGGGACAACAACTCCGTCGCCAACCCCGCCTGG ATGAGCGAGTTCAAGGCGCAGCCGGGGGCGTCGGGGAGCGGCGGGCCGGAGGGCGCCGAGCAGCCCggtggaggcggaggaggaggggcaggcAAGGCGGAGCAGTCGGAGGCGAAGCCTCGGCGGACGAGAGGGAAGGGGTCGGGTGGCGCAGAGGGGAAGCGGGACGTGTCGCGGCGGCCGGCGAAGACGGAGGGCTCGGCGGAGGCAGGGGAGGGGGACGCGGCGGCGCCGAAGCAGCGGCGGAGGAAGTCCAAGACGGCCGGGGGCGCCTCGGGGGGCCGGTCCAAGTCGGGATCGGGAGGAGCCGCGTCGGACCCGGAGGCGGCGAAGTCGGCCTCCGCGGAGGCCGACGACGACGGCCGCTAG